The following coding sequences are from one Sporomusaceae bacterium window:
- a CDS encoding flavodoxin family protein encodes MSKTVIAVNGSPRKTWNTAALLAKALEGAADQGAATELVHLYDLDYKGCISCFACKLKNGPGLGRCAIRDGLAPLLEKIAAADALILGSPLYFGSVTGEMRSLLERLLFPYLKYAAGDKRSLFPRILPTAFIYTMNVDQARLQEFGWDKHLANNARVLSMVFGGPSEALFAYDTFQFDDYSRYDAPMFDPVAKARSRRENFPRDLAHAFELGARLAVGMDA; translated from the coding sequence ATGAGCAAAACCGTCATCGCCGTCAACGGCAGCCCCCGCAAAACCTGGAACACCGCCGCCCTGCTCGCCAAAGCCCTCGAAGGCGCCGCCGACCAGGGCGCCGCCACCGAACTCGTCCACCTCTACGACCTCGACTACAAAGGCTGTATCAGCTGCTTCGCCTGCAAACTCAAGAACGGCCCCGGCCTCGGCCGCTGCGCCATCCGCGACGGCCTCGCCCCCCTCCTCGAAAAAATTGCCGCCGCCGACGCCCTTATCCTCGGCTCGCCCCTCTACTTCGGCTCCGTCACCGGCGAAATGCGCTCCCTCCTCGAGCGGCTGCTCTTCCCCTACCTCAAATACGCCGCCGGCGACAAGCGCAGCCTCTTCCCCCGCATCCTGCCCACCGCCTTCATCTACACCATGAACGTCGACCAAGCCCGCCTCCAAGAATTCGGCTGGGACAAACACCTCGCCAACAACGCCCGCGTCCTCTCCATGGTCTTCGGCGGCCCCTCCGAAGCCCTGTTCGCCTACGACACCTTCCAGTTCGACGACTACAGCCGCTACGACGCCCCCATGTTCGACCCCGTCGCCAAAGCCAGAAGCCGCCGGGAAAACTTCCCCCGCGACCTCGCGCACGCCTTCGAGCTCGGCGCGCGCCTCGCCGTCGGGATGGACGCCTGA
- a CDS encoding P1 family peptidase, whose amino-acid sequence MDQVPVTAIPGFKLGNAHNLAAATGCTVILCPAGAVAGVDVRGGAPGTRETDLLRPENYVEKIHAVLLAGGSAFGLDAAAGVMAYLEERGIGFDVGIAKVPIVAGAVLFDLPCGDPAVRPDKAMGYAACQAAEKGDFAEGSAGAGTGATVGKFFGPDHAMKGGLGAAAAQIGDLMVGAIVAVNCLGDVVDPDRGGIIAGAYRQHPFAFLGSEDGMIAKYGRTGNLFAGNTTIGAILTNAALSKAQAAKIASMAHNGYARTMRPAHTMVDGDTIFCLSAGGVTADTSVVGLLAARVMAQAVLRAVTEATTLAGFKAARDIKKD is encoded by the coding sequence ATGGACCAGGTACCCGTCACCGCCATCCCCGGCTTTAAACTCGGCAACGCCCACAACCTCGCCGCCGCCACCGGCTGCACCGTCATCCTCTGCCCCGCAGGGGCCGTCGCCGGCGTCGACGTCAGGGGCGGCGCCCCCGGCACCCGCGAAACCGACCTCCTCCGGCCCGAAAACTATGTCGAAAAAATCCACGCCGTCCTCCTCGCCGGCGGCAGCGCCTTCGGCCTCGACGCCGCCGCCGGCGTCATGGCCTACCTCGAAGAACGCGGCATCGGCTTCGACGTCGGCATCGCCAAAGTCCCCATCGTCGCCGGCGCCGTCCTCTTCGACCTCCCCTGCGGCGATCCCGCCGTCCGCCCCGACAAAGCCATGGGCTACGCCGCCTGCCAGGCCGCCGAAAAAGGCGACTTCGCCGAAGGCTCGGCCGGCGCAGGCACAGGCGCGACGGTCGGCAAATTCTTCGGCCCGGACCACGCCATGAAAGGCGGCCTCGGCGCCGCCGCCGCCCAAATCGGCGACCTCATGGTCGGCGCGATCGTCGCCGTCAACTGCCTCGGCGACGTCGTCGACCCCGACCGCGGCGGCATAATCGCCGGCGCCTACCGTCAACACCCCTTCGCCTTCCTCGGCAGCGAAGACGGCATGATCGCCAAATACGGCCGCACCGGCAACCTCTTCGCCGGCAACACCACCATCGGCGCCATCCTCACCAACGCTGCCCTCTCCAAGGCCCAGGCCGCCAAAATCGCCTCCATGGCCCACAACGGCTACGCCCGTACCATGAGGCCCGCCCACACCATGGTCGACGGCGACACCATCTTCTGCCTGTCCGCCGGCGGCGTCACCGCCGACACCAGCGTCGTCGGCCTCCTCGCCGCCCGCGTCATGGCCCAGGCCGTCCTCCGCGCCGTCACCGAGGCCACCACCCTCGCCGGCTTCAAAGCCGCCCGCGACATCAAAAAAGACTGA
- a CDS encoding CXXX repeat peptide maturase — MLTHLLVLVDGSAPSFCHYDHDRRQTALMPLATLERAIAFAASRRLSLTMLPGREELPPEYRAVLAKTDHAAIVPAALADRYPNAVLVLDPDDTGGAPGDAKRRFILRLPRRRLTAMADLVRSCLGRASRLDVYLGDIDRYTAADIEEYGRQLDLAAGYVAEVYRQGSLPEVNIFSDRMLLSGMNNCDAGTVHLTVAPNGNFYICPGFYYDDESNAAGSLEAGVALVNSQLLTLANAPVCSCCDAYHCKRCVHLNARTTLEWNTPSREQCVLAHLERNAARLIRERLGTVPPFSRLRAIPAVDYFDPFEQLPTRRL; from the coding sequence ATGCTGACCCATCTGCTCGTGCTGGTCGACGGCAGCGCGCCTTCATTTTGCCATTACGATCACGACCGCCGGCAAACGGCGCTGATGCCGCTCGCCACCCTGGAGCGGGCGATCGCCTTTGCCGCAAGCCGCCGGCTGTCGCTGACCATGCTGCCGGGCCGGGAGGAGCTGCCGCCGGAATACCGGGCGGTGCTGGCGAAAACCGACCATGCGGCGATCGTCCCCGCGGCTCTGGCCGACCGCTATCCGAACGCCGTCCTGGTGCTGGACCCGGACGATACCGGGGGCGCTCCGGGCGACGCCAAGCGCCGGTTCATCCTTCGCCTGCCGCGGCGACGGCTGACCGCTATGGCGGACCTTGTCCGCTCCTGCCTGGGGAGGGCTTCGCGGCTCGATGTTTATCTCGGCGATATCGACCGCTATACGGCGGCCGATATCGAGGAGTACGGCCGGCAGCTAGATCTGGCCGCGGGGTATGTGGCCGAGGTGTACCGGCAGGGCAGCCTGCCGGAGGTGAATATTTTCTCCGACCGGATGCTGCTGAGCGGCATGAATAACTGCGACGCCGGGACGGTTCACCTGACCGTGGCGCCGAACGGCAATTTTTATATCTGCCCCGGTTTTTACTATGACGACGAAAGCAACGCGGCCGGCAGCCTCGAAGCGGGCGTGGCGCTTGTCAACAGCCAGCTGCTGACGCTGGCGAACGCGCCGGTATGCTCGTGCTGCGACGCTTATCACTGTAAGCGCTGCGTTCATCTGAACGCCAGGACGACGCTGGAATGGAACACGCCGTCGCGCGAGCAGTGCGTGCTCGCCCACCTGGAACGGAATGCGGCGCGGCTCATCCGGGAACGGCTCGGGACTGTCCCCCCTTTCTCGCGGCTGAGGGCCATTCCCGCAGTCGACTATTTCGATCCATTTGAACAATTACCGACACGGAGGCTTTAG
- the uvsE gene encoding UV DNA damage repair endonuclease UvsE, translated as MRIRFGYVAIALAVPEGSPNKTASVKTVEKIADPLGRIGRLRRLMTANLETTLRILRYNAAHEVALYRFTSKTVPLATHPLAADWDYIADGESLWREIGDYVKLHGMRVSAHPDHYTLLNSPKPEVLAASLADLDYHARMFEAMGLPPSPSLVLHVGGQYREKAASLRRFAERFARLPGRLAARLMVENDDKIFTAAEVLALCEELGRPMVLDIHHHRVNGGDGDLAELWPRIAATWGEATPKVHVSSPKSSKDIRAHADYVAPEDLLPFLRLARETGRDLDVMVEAKMKDEAMFRLVEGLAESPGVERAGQAAVEL; from the coding sequence GTGCGGATACGATTCGGCTATGTGGCGATTGCGCTGGCCGTGCCCGAGGGGTCGCCGAACAAGACGGCGAGCGTGAAGACGGTGGAGAAGATCGCCGATCCCTTGGGCCGCATCGGCCGGCTGCGCCGCCTGATGACGGCCAACCTGGAGACGACGCTGCGCATTCTGCGGTACAACGCCGCCCATGAGGTCGCCCTGTACCGCTTCACGTCGAAGACGGTGCCGCTCGCCACCCACCCGCTGGCGGCGGACTGGGACTATATCGCCGACGGCGAGTCGCTGTGGCGGGAGATCGGCGATTATGTAAAGCTGCACGGGATGCGGGTGAGCGCCCACCCCGACCATTACACCCTGCTTAACAGCCCGAAGCCGGAGGTGCTGGCCGCGTCGCTCGCCGATCTCGATTATCACGCCCGCATGTTTGAGGCGATGGGGCTGCCGCCCTCCCCTTCCCTTGTGCTGCATGTGGGCGGGCAGTACCGGGAGAAGGCCGCGTCGCTGCGGCGGTTTGCCGAGCGCTTCGCCCGCCTGCCGGGCCGCCTGGCCGCCAGGCTGATGGTGGAGAATGACGATAAGATTTTCACCGCCGCCGAGGTGCTGGCGCTGTGCGAGGAGCTGGGCCGCCCGATGGTGCTCGATATCCACCACCACCGCGTCAACGGCGGCGACGGCGACCTGGCGGAGCTGTGGCCGCGCATCGCCGCTACCTGGGGCGAGGCGACGCCGAAGGTCCATGTGTCGAGCCCGAAAAGCAGCAAGGATATCCGCGCTCACGCCGATTACGTGGCGCCGGAAGATTTGCTGCCGTTTCTGCGGCTGGCGCGGGAGACGGGCCGCGATTTGGATGTGATGGTGGAGGCGAAGATGAAGGATGAGGCGATGTTCCGCCTGGTGGAGGGGCTGGCGGAATCGCCGGGGGTGGAGCGCGCCGGCCAGGCGGCGGTGGAGCTGTAG
- a CDS encoding EAL domain-containing protein — protein MYAAKKEGKNCWQVYTQEMQSAAYEEMRLTGGLRSALEREELSLCYQPQFLATGSIIGFEALLRWNSPELGAIPPRQFIPQSFVDMITTDIYAAKIIGSIIHMAHTLNIAVVAEGVETKQQLAYLRDHGCDRIQGFIFSKPLPELEAVSFLAGNN, from the coding sequence ATGTATGCGGCCAAAAAAGAAGGCAAGAACTGTTGGCAGGTTTACACGCAGGAGATGCAGTCCGCGGCTTACGAGGAGATGCGGCTGACCGGCGGTTTGCGCAGCGCGCTGGAGCGGGAGGAGCTTTCCCTTTGTTACCAGCCGCAATTTCTTGCCACCGGGTCCATTATCGGCTTCGAAGCGCTGCTTCGCTGGAACAGCCCCGAATTGGGGGCCATTCCGCCGCGGCAGTTCATCCCGCAGTCATTTGTCGATATGATAACAACCGATATTTATGCGGCGAAAATTATCGGTTCCATTATCCATATGGCCCACACGCTCAATATTGCGGTTGTCGCCGAAGGGGTGGAAACCAAACAGCAGCTGGCCTATCTCCGGGATCACGGCTGCGACCGTATCCAGGGGTTTATCTTTAGCAAACCGCTGCCCGAACTGGAGGCGGTCAGTTTTCTGGCCGGGAATAATTGA
- a CDS encoding 2Fe-2S iron-sulfur cluster-binding protein has translation MDNSPPITVRVFRFDPAADEAGRLEEFAVASAAPLSVMALLAKVRELDATFCCRTSTCFKGRCGSCLVRVNGRDAFGCTTLVRPGETVVIEPHSRYAVVRDVVIDFARPLTAEGESGQ, from the coding sequence ATGGATAATTCGCCGCCGATAACCGTCAGAGTATTCCGCTTCGACCCGGCCGCCGACGAGGCCGGCCGCCTGGAGGAATTCGCCGTCGCCAGCGCCGCGCCGCTGTCGGTCATGGCGCTGCTCGCCAAAGTGCGCGAACTCGACGCCACATTCTGCTGCCGGACGTCGACCTGCTTCAAAGGGCGCTGCGGCTCGTGCCTCGTGCGGGTCAACGGCCGCGACGCCTTCGGCTGCACCACCCTGGTGCGGCCGGGCGAAACGGTCGTGATCGAGCCGCACTCGCGCTACGCCGTCGTCCGCGACGTCGTCATCGATTTCGCCCGCCCGCTGACGGCGGAAGGGGAGAGTGGGCAATGA
- a CDS encoding radical SAM peptide maturase, CXXX-repeat target family: MEELERFKRREASWEEGRAKNITFIVTEDCQLRCKYCYLVGKNPGRRMDFACAKQTVDYVLGTRALFDEPSVIWEFIGGEPLMEIELIDRLSDYIKLRMYATGHPWFDSYRFSLSTNGLLYDDPRVQRFIFKNHGHLSIGITIDGIREKHDIARVFPDGRGSYEAVVRNIPLWLRQFPDAGTKVTVAHDDLPYIKESVLHIWSLGVKTVNINVVFEDVWQPGDDVLFEEQLVGLADAIIDGELYREYECSFFDDSIGRPLDPAGDNQNWCGSGKMLAVGAGGEFYPCVRFAPHSMSGKRPRVVGDCVGGVDTNRLRPFLALTRLAQSPPECVACEVASGCAWCQGLNYEAAATDTIYQRATYICLMHKARARANRYYWDRLRRKRGEKLC, encoded by the coding sequence GTGGAAGAATTGGAGCGGTTCAAGCGGCGGGAGGCATCATGGGAGGAAGGCCGCGCCAAAAATATCACCTTTATTGTTACCGAAGACTGTCAGCTGCGTTGTAAATACTGCTACCTCGTCGGCAAGAATCCCGGCCGGCGGATGGATTTCGCCTGCGCCAAACAGACGGTGGATTATGTCCTCGGAACACGGGCGCTGTTCGACGAGCCGTCGGTTATCTGGGAGTTCATCGGCGGTGAGCCGCTGATGGAGATCGAGCTGATCGACAGGCTGAGCGATTATATCAAACTGCGGATGTATGCGACAGGACACCCCTGGTTCGACAGTTACCGCTTCAGTCTTTCCACCAACGGCCTTCTTTACGACGATCCGCGGGTGCAGCGCTTTATTTTCAAGAACCACGGCCATCTCAGCATCGGCATCACTATCGACGGGATCAGGGAAAAGCACGATATCGCCAGAGTCTTCCCCGACGGCCGCGGCTCGTATGAGGCGGTGGTGCGCAACATACCCCTGTGGCTGCGCCAGTTTCCCGACGCCGGTACCAAGGTGACGGTGGCGCACGACGATCTGCCTTATATTAAGGAGAGCGTGCTGCATATCTGGAGCCTGGGCGTAAAAACGGTGAATATCAATGTGGTGTTCGAGGATGTGTGGCAGCCGGGCGACGACGTTTTGTTCGAAGAGCAGCTTGTAGGCCTGGCGGACGCGATTATCGACGGGGAACTGTACCGGGAATATGAGTGCTCGTTTTTCGACGACTCGATCGGCAGGCCGCTCGACCCGGCGGGCGACAATCAGAACTGGTGCGGGTCGGGCAAGATGCTGGCCGTGGGGGCCGGAGGCGAGTTTTACCCCTGCGTGCGCTTCGCGCCCCACTCGATGAGCGGCAAGCGGCCACGGGTGGTGGGCGACTGCGTGGGCGGCGTCGACACGAACAGGCTGCGGCCGTTCCTTGCCCTGACCAGGCTGGCGCAAAGCCCGCCGGAGTGCGTCGCCTGCGAGGTGGCCAGCGGCTGCGCCTGGTGCCAGGGCCTCAATTATGAGGCGGCCGCGACGGATACCATTTATCAGCGGGCGACTTATATCTGCCTGATGCACAAGGCCCGCGCGCGGGCGAACAGGTATTACTGGGACAGGCTGCGCCGGAAGCGGGGCGAAAAGTTATGCTGA
- a CDS encoding acetoacetate decarboxylase family protein — protein sequence MLKGYTLPRTPGGTSSLAPYPPWHYAGTALAVEFMAEPARVAAFLPAGLEPAGGRCAAYFVEWQYASETGEEYLDPVRSQYRETIFLVSASYEGTPVAYCPFIFVDQDVSLMRGLAQGWPKQAGSTWVTRAYDLASKATPAVGPGGRFGASLAARDRRLAEARVTLREAEAALPTPNFARAVNVRYFPELAAGRHDMPAVHELVQLKSRDVMMSTVWKGEATLAVFDNPYLELPALRPTEVLAGYRFSFALTVDDVMLLRDLRGGDGA from the coding sequence ATGCTGAAGGGCTATACTTTGCCCCGCACGCCGGGGGGCACGTCGAGTCTGGCGCCTTATCCGCCGTGGCATTATGCGGGGACGGCGCTGGCGGTGGAGTTCATGGCCGAGCCGGCGCGGGTGGCGGCTTTTTTGCCCGCGGGCCTGGAGCCTGCGGGCGGGCGGTGCGCGGCGTATTTCGTGGAGTGGCAGTACGCGAGCGAGACGGGCGAGGAGTATCTGGACCCGGTGCGCAGCCAGTACCGGGAGACGATTTTCCTGGTGTCGGCGAGCTACGAGGGGACGCCGGTGGCGTATTGCCCGTTTATTTTCGTGGATCAGGATGTGTCGCTGATGCGCGGGCTGGCGCAGGGGTGGCCGAAGCAGGCGGGGTCGACGTGGGTGACGCGGGCGTACGACCTGGCGTCGAAGGCGACGCCGGCGGTGGGGCCAGGAGGGAGGTTCGGGGCGTCGCTGGCGGCGCGTGACCGCCGCCTGGCAGAGGCGCGGGTGACGCTGCGCGAGGCGGAGGCGGCGCTGCCGACGCCGAATTTCGCGCGGGCGGTGAATGTGCGCTATTTCCCCGAGCTGGCGGCGGGCAGGCACGACATGCCGGCGGTCCATGAGCTGGTGCAGCTGAAGTCGCGCGATGTGATGATGTCGACGGTGTGGAAGGGCGAGGCGACGCTGGCGGTGTTCGATAACCCGTACCTGGAGCTGCCGGCGCTGCGGCCGACGGAGGTGCTGGCCGGGTACCGTTTTTCGTTCGCGCTGACGGTGGACGATGTTATGCTGCTGCGCGATCTGCGCGGCGGCGACGGCGCTTGA
- a CDS encoding serine protease has translation MKRLSVLVLALIFFSVTFQGVLAAPRMDFKDMKVHQIINEYYSGRELDGVEGLWIYQGQKGPVLIAVLSGAIPDIGDQYRNKKGFVGVMLQPESLWTKGEVRFTINKVLTPHEKYEGSWQGITLYFVYGLPVQSKVGINATFTVIGNTLRLEAEDMGRFDLQRLFPARNPAPGIAGTGSGFFVSPNLVVTNHHVIDSARKVEIRTKDGMWTPATVLASDADYDVAILEVKGLEKTSKPLPIGNSLSVKVGQRVYSFGFPAPSQLSGDISEMQMRMNEGIITSLQGYKGSEKELQVSIPTYGGNSGGPVVNAIGEPIAIITSGLAGNVNEDGIVDVPQNINFARRIERAVELIEQLERFQELSYKDANSGELKTEAMAEQMLDSVVLVRIEGYKREKVVNSLLKIK, from the coding sequence ATGAAGAGGCTTTCAGTTCTGGTTTTGGCGCTTATCTTCTTTAGTGTCACATTCCAGGGGGTACTGGCGGCGCCGAGAATGGATTTCAAGGATATGAAGGTTCACCAGATTATTAACGAATATTACAGCGGCCGGGAACTCGACGGAGTGGAAGGCTTATGGATATACCAGGGCCAGAAAGGCCCGGTGCTGATAGCCGTGTTGTCGGGAGCAATACCGGACATAGGGGATCAATATAGAAACAAAAAGGGATTCGTCGGCGTAATGCTTCAGCCCGAATCGCTTTGGACGAAGGGAGAAGTGCGGTTCACGATCAATAAAGTGCTGACGCCGCACGAGAAATATGAGGGTTCCTGGCAGGGGATAACACTGTATTTTGTTTATGGACTCCCGGTTCAAAGCAAGGTCGGCATTAATGCGACTTTCACGGTGATAGGCAATACGCTGCGGCTGGAGGCCGAAGATATGGGCAGATTTGATTTGCAGCGCCTGTTTCCGGCCAGAAATCCGGCTCCGGGGATCGCTGGCACGGGCAGCGGCTTTTTCGTCAGCCCCAATCTTGTCGTCACGAACCACCATGTGATCGACAGCGCGAGAAAGGTGGAGATCCGCACCAAGGACGGCATGTGGACGCCGGCGACGGTGTTGGCTTCTGACGCGGACTACGACGTGGCCATCCTGGAAGTGAAGGGTTTGGAAAAAACCAGCAAACCGCTGCCAATCGGCAACTCGCTTTCGGTAAAAGTGGGCCAGCGCGTATACAGTTTCGGCTTTCCGGCCCCCAGTCAGCTGAGCGGCGATATCTCCGAGATGCAGATGCGCATGAACGAGGGGATCATTACCAGCTTGCAGGGCTATAAAGGGAGCGAAAAAGAACTTCAGGTAAGCATCCCGACTTACGGCGGCAACAGCGGCGGCCCGGTCGTCAACGCCATAGGCGAACCGATAGCGATCATCACCAGCGGCTTGGCCGGCAATGTCAATGAAGACGGCATTGTCGACGTGCCGCAGAATATCAACTTCGCCAGGAGGATAGAACGGGCGGTCGAGTTGATCGAGCAGTTAGAGAGGTTTCAGGAATTGAGTTATAAGGACGCGAATAGCGGCGAGCTCAAGACCGAGGCTATGGCCGAGCAGATGCTCGATTCCGTTGTGCTGGTACGGATTGAGGGGTATAAGCGCGAGAAGGTCGTAAACAGCCTTCTCAAAATAAAATAA
- a CDS encoding S41 family peptidase translates to MPTIISRYATGIIASLIAALLLTGAPALAAPQDAASQGKSARAEAIEEIDGYLAEMTADELAATLKLLRVRKLVGAVYVDGAAKLDLLGGAVKGAVGAVGDPYSEYMDARALKEFLIDTKGIFGGVGLVLGIKDKRITVIAPIEGTPADRAGIASGDWIIDINGQPTKDMALDEAVSKIRGKEGTEVILTVGRAGQEPADYTITRDTIEIKTVSGKMLEDDIGYLRLSFFNETTGENFAAKLRELEGQGMRAAILDLRNNPGGLLEESVKVAGQFVPKGPVVSVVTKDGSRRTSYAQPGGPRYPLVVLINGGSASASEIVAGAVQDTGAGTIVGTRSFGKGSVQSLIPLGDGTAVKLTVARYHTPKDRVLNGVGIEPDVLAVQPPDARETGSDAQLAKAIEVLKEKLQ, encoded by the coding sequence ATGCCCACCATTATCAGCCGCTACGCCACAGGCATTATTGCCAGCCTGATCGCCGCCCTTCTTCTGACCGGCGCCCCCGCCCTGGCAGCGCCCCAGGACGCCGCCTCGCAGGGCAAGAGCGCCAGAGCCGAGGCGATCGAAGAAATCGACGGTTATCTGGCGGAGATGACCGCCGACGAACTTGCCGCCACCCTCAAGCTGCTCAGGGTCAGGAAGCTGGTCGGCGCCGTGTATGTGGACGGCGCAGCCAAGCTCGATCTGCTCGGCGGCGCGGTGAAGGGCGCGGTCGGCGCGGTCGGCGACCCTTACAGCGAATATATGGACGCCCGCGCGCTCAAGGAGTTCCTCATCGATACGAAGGGGATTTTCGGCGGCGTGGGCCTGGTGCTCGGCATCAAAGATAAGCGGATCACGGTCATCGCCCCCATCGAGGGGACGCCCGCCGACCGGGCCGGGATCGCCAGCGGCGACTGGATTATCGATATCAACGGCCAGCCCACGAAGGATATGGCATTGGACGAGGCGGTAAGCAAGATCCGCGGCAAGGAGGGCACCGAGGTTATCCTGACTGTCGGCCGCGCCGGGCAGGAGCCCGCCGATTACACGATTACCCGCGACACTATCGAGATTAAGACGGTGTCCGGCAAGATGCTGGAGGACGATATCGGCTACCTCCGCCTGAGCTTTTTCAACGAGACGACGGGCGAAAATTTTGCCGCCAAGCTGCGCGAGCTGGAGGGGCAGGGCATGAGGGCCGCCATTCTCGACCTGCGCAATAACCCCGGCGGCCTGCTGGAGGAGAGCGTGAAGGTGGCCGGGCAGTTCGTGCCCAAGGGCCCGGTGGTGTCGGTGGTGACGAAGGACGGCAGCCGCCGGACGAGTTATGCTCAGCCGGGAGGGCCAAGGTACCCGCTGGTGGTGCTGATCAACGGCGGCAGCGCCAGCGCGTCGGAGATCGTGGCCGGCGCGGTGCAGGATACCGGCGCGGGTACGATCGTCGGCACGCGGTCGTTCGGCAAGGGGTCGGTGCAGAGCCTTATCCCCCTCGGCGACGGCACGGCGGTGAAGCTGACGGTCGCCCGTTACCACACCCCCAAGGACCGGGTGCTGAACGGCGTGGGCATCGAGCCCGACGTGCTGGCGGTGCAGCCGCCCGATGCGCGGGAGACGGGCAGCGACGCGCAGTTGGCGAAGGCTATCGAGGTGCTGAAGGAGAAGCTGCAATAG
- a CDS encoding CXXX repeat peptide modification system protein: MNEARRKIGAVTPAERDEIKALFERKNALSELFRSLVGMPDEEAAQSAIYERLVRDMGETATKFQAWWDEKNVKYDWENISGCSWEIDFASGDIYLRRQG, encoded by the coding sequence ATGAACGAAGCCAGGCGAAAAATCGGCGCTGTGACCCCCGCCGAACGCGACGAGATCAAGGCTCTTTTCGAACGGAAGAACGCTTTGAGCGAGCTTTTCCGTTCCCTGGTCGGCATGCCGGACGAAGAGGCGGCCCAGAGCGCCATCTATGAGCGCCTGGTCAGGGATATGGGGGAAACGGCCACGAAGTTTCAGGCCTGGTGGGACGAAAAAAACGTCAAGTACGACTGGGAGAATATCAGCGGCTGCAGTTGGGAGATAGATTTTGCGAGCGGCGACATCTACCTCCGCCGCCAGGGGTAG
- a CDS encoding tetratricopeptide repeat protein, whose translation MNCFKALSGTFIRPIVVMLCAMLVVSLPQGGGEAAPGPELSLKMLQGQQAGEMTEPILAAFQSATADKPGAELMLIKAWALQSTGRYEDALAVYEEIIAADPMLLSARYGKAVCLFELQRTADSSLEVGEIAKKWPKSLEYLALRNMSRGKIISGEKSAWETEIEQYRPRTKAEAFFKAEWLFANERLGDALRIYDTLQEDNPDSLVPFLREAEILVNQKKYQKAIDKIDKIIAKDGNCGAAWRIKGEALAGLNRDEEALACYTKSDELGVDNAKLYGKRGDLFAKQRNYREALAEYSLAVARAPSDYKLFYARYRAYRSLGEQRKAYADLCKAADLSDDKLAELHYLRGMMARGLGFRQDAIKSLEKYLHLAADDDHNRAYAVAVLAALSY comes from the coding sequence ATGAACTGTTTTAAAGCGCTGTCCGGTACGTTTATCCGGCCGATAGTGGTGATGCTGTGCGCTATGCTAGTAGTCAGTCTGCCGCAAGGCGGGGGCGAGGCCGCGCCGGGGCCGGAGCTGTCGCTGAAAATGCTGCAAGGCCAGCAGGCGGGCGAAATGACCGAGCCGATCCTAGCGGCTTTTCAAAGCGCAACGGCCGACAAACCGGGCGCCGAGCTGATGTTGATCAAAGCCTGGGCGCTGCAGTCTACCGGCCGCTACGAAGATGCGTTGGCGGTTTATGAGGAAATAATTGCCGCCGACCCCATGCTGTTATCCGCCCGTTACGGGAAGGCCGTCTGCCTTTTCGAGCTGCAACGGACGGCCGACAGCAGCCTCGAAGTAGGCGAGATAGCCAAGAAATGGCCGAAAAGCCTGGAATATTTGGCGTTGAGGAATATGAGCCGCGGAAAAATCATCAGCGGCGAGAAATCGGCGTGGGAAACGGAAATCGAGCAGTACAGACCGCGAACCAAGGCGGAGGCGTTTTTCAAGGCGGAGTGGCTGTTTGCCAACGAGCGCCTCGGCGACGCTCTCAGGATATATGATACTCTGCAGGAAGATAACCCCGACAGTTTGGTTCCTTTCCTGCGAGAAGCGGAAATTCTGGTGAACCAGAAGAAGTACCAGAAAGCTATCGATAAAATTGACAAGATTATTGCCAAGGACGGCAACTGCGGGGCGGCTTGGCGCATCAAGGGCGAAGCGCTGGCCGGGCTCAACAGGGACGAGGAAGCGCTCGCCTGCTATACCAAGAGCGACGAGTTGGGGGTCGACAATGCTAAGCTTTACGGCAAGCGGGGCGACCTGTTCGCCAAACAGCGGAATTACCGGGAAGCTCTGGCCGAATATTCTTTGGCCGTCGCACGGGCGCCGTCGGATTACAAGCTTTTTTACGCCCGCTACCGCGCTTATCGGTCCCTCGGCGAACAGCGCAAGGCGTACGCCGATCTGTGCAAGGCCGCCGACCTCTCGGACGATAAGCTGGCCGAGCTGCATTACCTGCGGGGGATGATGGCGCGGGGTCTGGGGTTTCGCCAGGATGCGATCAAATCGCTGGAAAAATACCTTCACCTGGCTGCCGATGACGATCACAACCGCGCTTATGCCGTCGCCGTCTTAGCCGCTTTGTCTTACTGA